A window of Hymenobacter siberiensis genomic DNA:
GCTGGGGCTGGTGGCATTTCGCTGGTATTGGCGGGGCGAGCGGGCGCGACGGGGGCAGTTTAAGCTATTGCTGCTGTGGGTGGCTTTCCACGCCTGCAACGCCGTATTCGGGGCTTTGCTGGCCGATACGTTCACGCAATCGGGCTTCTGGTACGTGCCCGACTGGCTCCTACGCCTGGGCAATGTGATGAACGTGCTGCTGGCGCTGCTGGCCGGACTGGTGCAGCTGGGCCTGGGCTATTTCGGGGCCATTGCCTTCCTGCAGGCCCACGACTCGCACACGGTGATGCGCTACGCCAACCGCCGGCTCATGGTGGTGAGCACGCTCATCGTGCCCTGGGTGGCCGGAGGAATCTTCATTGCCCTCGCCAAAGTGCCCTACCTCACCGTGCAGGAAACACTGCACCTGGCCATGATGGGCCTGCTGGTGACCCCGCTGGCCCTGGGCTGCCTCAACGAAGTATTTTCCGAAACTGTGAAGCGCCCCCAGGCCACGCGCGTGGCCTGGGGCCTGGTGGGAGTGGCCATTGTCGTGGCCTTGACCTGGCGCCTGGCCCTAAGCCCACCGCTGACGTTTGGCTAAACGATAACTGCGTAACGAATGGCAGGTCCTGCCCTGCCGGTTTAAAAACTGGTGTTAACACACGCCAACCGGCGGGCCAGCGGCTCAGGCCAGGGCCAGCGTGCGGTATTCGGTAGGCGTCATGCCTTCGAGCTGCCGGAACATGCGGGTGAAATAGGCCGGGTTGTTGAAGCCGGCTTTGAAGCAGATGTCGGTGATGCTGAGGGTGGGGTTGCGAAGGCAGCGCTTGGCCACGCGCATGCGCTCCTTGATGATGTAATCCATGGGCGAGAGGCCGAACTCCTGCTTGAAGGCGCGGAAGAAATTGGGCTTGCTCATGTAGGCCTGGGCGCTCAGGTCCTCGATGCTGAGCTTCTCGGCAATGTTTTCCCGGATGTAGCTCAGGGTGTAGGCAAAGCGGTTGGAGGTGGCCAGCACCGCCACGTTGCTTTCGATGGCGTGCAGGCTTTGCAGCTGCATGAGGCGGAGCAGCAGCTCTTTCACGGCAAAGTCGGCCAGAATATCCTTGTTCTGCGAGTTATCGAACCCGATGCGGACCAGCTTGTAGATGAGGGCCGTAATCTCTTCGTTGTTATAGAAGTGGTAATTCGTGAAGCTGAAACTCCAGCTGTCCTCGGTTTTGGGGTAAAACTCGTTCAGGTAGTTCACCGTGTCGATGATTTGCAGCCGGTCGATGGCCAGGGCCACGCACTGCGTCGGGTTTTCGTCCGACGCCTCGGGAAAGTCAATCATCATCTTCAGATTGGGCGGCACCACCATCGTGTTGCCGGGCAGGTAGTGGAAGGCCTGCTGGTCGAGCAGGTGCATCACCTTCTTGCCGCGCAGCATGTTAGTGAGCACCAGGTC
This region includes:
- a CDS encoding AraC family transcriptional regulator, which gives rise to MLPTHLLPDIPLTHSSDLTTLIDHRRVQTLEKYELSILETLVPGDQVAQSFSDLVLTNMLRGKKVMHLLDQQAFHYLPGNTMVVPPNLKMMIDFPEASDENPTQCVALAIDRLQIIDTVNYLNEFYPKTEDSWSFSFTNYHFYNNEEITALIYKLVRIGFDNSQNKDILADFAVKELLLRLMQLQSLHAIESNVAVLATSNRFAYTLSYIRENIAEKLSIEDLSAQAYMSKPNFFRAFKQEFGLSPMDYIIKERMRVAKRCLRNPTLSITDICFKAGFNNPAYFTRMFRQLEGMTPTEYRTLALA